The window GTCGCGACGAACGTCGCCGCCGACGACGCGCCGATCAAGGCCTGGGCGAAGGCCGCCAAGGAGAAGAAGCGCGAGATCGACTGGGCGAACTTCCGCGCGGGCATGAAGAAATGCGACTCCGAGGGAGAGCGCGTCTTCTGCGCGTACGAGTACCTCGCCGAGCCGTTCCTCACGGCGGATTACCGCACCAGTCCTGGTGGGGACGGGTCGAAGAGCCTGCCCGTCTTCATCATCGACTACCCGTTCGAGGTCTCGCCGCTCGCGCGGAAGAAGGACGGGAATGGATCGCTGGTCGACAGGTTCGAGCTCTTCGTCGACGGCCGCGAGCTCTGCAACGCCTTCAGCGAGCTGAACGATCCCGAGGATCAGGACGCGCGCTTCCGGGCGCAGGTCGAGAAGAAGGCCAAGGGCGCCGAGGAGACGATGGACTACGACGCCGATTACGTGCGCGCGCTCGAGTACGGCATGCCGCCGACCGCGGGCTTCGGCATGGGCGTCGACAGGCTCACGATGTTGCTCACGGGCGCCGCGTCGATCCGCGACGTCATCCTCTTCCCCCTCCTCAGGCCCGAGGCGAGCGGCAGTTGAGCGCCGAGCAGGTCCCCTTCCTCGTCCTGCGTGTCCTCTCCGTCTCCGCGGCGGTCTGGCTCGCCGTGCTCGGCTTCCGGCGCCTGCGAGCGGGCTCCGCGCGGGGCATCGGCTGGCTCTTCGGATCGCTCACCGGGTTTGCCTTCACCGTGCTCTCGTACTTCGCGGCGAGGGCCCCGCGCGAGAGGTTCGCGCCGTTCAAGCTGAAGGACGAGATCGTCGGCTTCTCCGCGCTGCTCACGGGCGTGCTCTTCCTGGTCGCGGTGCTGGCCGCGCTCCTGCCGGTGATCCTCGACGTCCTCGAGCGCCGTGGCTTCAGCTCGTACGTGGGCGCGCGGCACGTGCGCGCCACGAAGAGCGGCTTTCTCACGGTGATCAGCGTGCTCAGCATGGCGGGCGTCGCCGTGAGCTCGTGCGCGCTCTGCTCCGTGACGAGCATCATGGGCGGCTTCGGCGCCGACCTGAAGCGCAAGATCCTGGGCAACAACGCGCACATCGTCGTCGACGTGACCAGGCCCGGCGGCTACGGCGACTGGGAGGACAAACTCGACGGCATCCGGCTCGCGGTCGCGCCGAAGGGCGGGGCGGCGACGCCGGTCGTGGCCGGCGACGCGATGGGCTCGTCGGCGTCGAACACCGCGGGCGCGCTCGTGCGTGGCATCGACACGAACACGATCGCGCAGGTGATCGACCTCAAGCAGAACATCGAGGTCGGCAACTTCGACTGGCTCGACGATCCGGACAAACTCGCGGATCTGCCGGCCGACACGATCATCGGGAGGGGCCCCGGGGGCGAGCCGTACTTCAAGGGGCCGGATCTGCGGGCCTCGGCGGACCTCGATCCAGCCGTGAAGGCGGCGCTGCGGAAGGACGTGAAGGTCCTGCCGGGCGTGATCATCGGCAAGGAGCTCGCGAAGAGCCTGCACGTGCTCGTGGGCGACGAGATCACCCTGCTCTCGCCGATGGGCGAGCTCGGGCCGATGGGCGTGATGCCGCGGACGCGCAGGTTCCGGGTCGCGGCGATCTTCTACAGCGGGATGTACGAGTACGACGCGACGCACGCGTACATCAGGCTCGACGTCGCCCAGAGCTTCTTCAGCATGGGCGACCACATCAGCCAGATCGACGTCCGCGTGCCGGATCCCGAGCGGGTCGCGGAGGTGACGCCGCTCGTCGAGGCCGCGGCCGTGAAGCTCAGCGAGGAGGGCAAGGAGCCGCTCCGGGTGCGCGACTGGGTGGAGATGAACAAGAACCTCTTCAGCGCCCTCAAGCTGGAGAAGATCGCGACGTTCATCATCCTCTCCATCGCCATCGCGGTCGCGAGCTTCTGCATCGTCTGCACATTGCTGTTGATGGTGACCGAGAAGGGCAAGGAGATCGCGATCCTGAAGGCGCTCGGGGCCTCGGACGGCGCGATCATGCGCATCTTCATGCTCGAGGGCGTCATCATCGGCGGCATCGGCACCGTGTTCGGCGTGGGCACGGCGTTTGCTGCCTGCTCGGGCCTCGCGCGCTTCGGCGTCCGGCTGGATCCCGAGGTGTATTACATCGATCGATTGCCGGTGAACGTGAACGAGGGCGACTACGCGATGGTCGCGGTCGCCGCGCTCATCATCTGCACGATCGCCACCCTTTATCCGGCCCGCGCGGCGTCGAGGCTCTCGCCCGTCGACGGGCTCCGGTACGAGTGAGCCCATGAGCGAGCCGCTCATCGTCATCGAGAATCTGCAGAAGTCCTTCATCCACATGGGGAGCAGGCTCGACGTGCTCCGCGGCATCGACCTCGTGATCGATCAAGGCGAGGTCTTGGCGATCGTCGGCCCCTCGGGCGCGGGCAAGAGCACGCTGCTGCATTGTATCGGCACCCTGGATCTGCCGACGAGCGGCAGGATCAAGCTCGCCGGTGAGCACCTCGTGGGCCTGCCGAGCGCGCGCCTCGCGGCGATCCGGAACCGCACGATCGGCTTCGTGTTCCAGTTCCACCACCTCCTGCCCGAGTTCAATGCGCTGGAGAACGTGATGATGCCCGGCCTGATCCAGGGCAAATCACGCAAGGAGATGGAGGGGCCCGCGACGGCGCTGCTCACGGAGGTGGGCCTCGCGCACCGCGTGACGCACAGGCCGGGCGAGCTCTCGGGCGGCGAGCAGCAACGCGTGGCCCTCGCCCGCGCGCTCGTGCTCTCGCCGAAGCTTTTGCTCGCCGACGAGCCGACGGGAAACCTCGATTCGAGCACCTCGAAGGCGATGCACGAGCTCTTCTTCGAGATCAACCGCAAGCACGGCACGACGATCGTGGTCGTCACGCACAACCCGAGCTTCGCCGAGTCGATGCCGCGCATGGTGACGGTGACGGACGGCAAGATCGAGAGCGACGTGCGGCGTGGCCATTCGCCATTCGAGGCCGAACGAGCCAAGGCGGCGGAGGCGTCCGCGGAGGCGCCGGCGGCCGAGGCCTAGGGTTTGGCCGGGTAAACCATTCCCTAGCGCTTCAATCCGGCCTTCTCCGCGATCTTCGTGCTCGATTGCGCCGCGCGCACGGGGGCCGAATACGGGTACATGATCGCGACGCCCTCGGTCGTGACCGTACGCGCGCCGTCGTCGCGCACGATCTCGAGGATCGTCGCGTCGTCGATCGTGGCCATCGCGGCCTGGATCGTGGCCAGGTCCTTCGCGGCGGGCACGTGCTTCGGCGTCCGGACCCCGCCGGGCAGGCCCATCACGTGGACCATGGCGGCGGCGGCCTCCTTCGCGTCGCTGCCGCGGAACCAGGCGCCGACGTCGCGGGTATCGAGGTGGCTGCAGCCGGCGTAAAGCGCGGCCCCGTCGGCGCTCGTCTCGCGGGCGATACGCTCGGCGAGCCCGAGGAATCGCTGGCGGCCGTCGAGCTCGAAAAAGAGACGCGCGTATCCCTCGGAGAACGCGATTTCCACCTCGCCTCGTGGCTCGTATCGCACGACCGTGACCGACCCGTCGTTCACCGCCGCGAGCTTCTCGTCCACGTCCGCGCCGAGCTTGTTGTTCTGGCTCGCGGCTTCGATCACCGGGTGCGTGACCATCTTGCCGCCGCTCGGCGCGAGCCACAGCCGCACCGTGAATCCCTCGAGCGGCATCGCGCCCCAGGCGCCGCCGGTCCAGAGCATCGTGCGCGCCGCCTCGCAGGCGCGGGCGAGCCGCTCGCTCCTTTGTTGAGGCGATTCGCTCGCCGGGTCCGCCGACCGGGCGGGCGCGGGCGCGGGCTTTCGGCGCAGCGCCGTCACCGTGATGAGCAGCATCATGCCAATGCCGAGGCCGATGGCGAGCGGGACGAACCGTGATGGCGGGGGGACGTCGGGCTTGGAAGGCCGCTTCGGCGCGCGCTTTCCGCGAGGGGGAGCCTGCATGGGCGGAGCTTACTCCACCCACGCAGGTCGGGGGAACCGCGCTCGTCCGGACCCGGGAGGTTTTTCCGGATCCGGACGGACGCTCATTGCATCAAGGGCAGGCCATGCCGTTGTTGCAGTCGTTCGGGCATTCCTGGCAGACGCCGCAGATGATGATCGCGTTGTAGTCCGCGACGCCGAACGGATGCGTCTGCTCGCACTGGACCTGGCATTGCACGTCGCCGGCCGGGCACATGTTGATGCAGGCCGAGAGCATGGTGCACTCCGGGTTGTTCAGGCAGATCTGCAGGTCGTCCTCGCAGATGCCGCCCATGGCCATCGAGCAATCGAAGCAGCTCTGGCAGTTGTTCTGGTTGTCGCAGCTCGCCGGGCAGCCGAAGGCCATCGGGTCGACGCCGCAGCTCGAGCCGCACTCCTGGCAGAAGATGCAATCGAGGATGTCGACGTACGTGTCGATCGCGTTCGGGTACTGCTGCGCGCATTGCTGCTGGCAGGCCTGGTCGCAGACGCCGCTCGCGGGGTTCAGGCAGTTGAAGAGGTCGACGCACTCCTGGTTGTTCGCGCAGGTCGCGAGCTCGTCCGAGCAGAGCCCGTCGAACGCGCATTGCTGGCAGGTGCCGCAATCGTTCAGCGTGTCGCAGCCGCCGGCCGGCTGGCAGACGCCGTCGTAGCAGGCGACGCTCGGCAGGCAGGCGTTGCCGCACATGCCGCAGTTCGCCTCGTCCGTCTGCATGTCGACGCACTCGTTGCCGCACTTCGTCGTGCCGGCCGCGCAGCTCCCGCCGCAGGTGCCGTTCGAGCAGACCTCACCGGCGGCGCAGGCGACGCCGCACATGCCGCAGTTGCTCGGGTCGAGCTGCGTGTCGACGCAGAGGTTCCCGCACTTCGTCGTGCCAGGGGCGCATTGTCCGGCGCACTGGCCGTTCGTGCAGACCTGGCCGGCCGCGCAGACGACGCCGCAGGCGCCGCAGTTGCCCGGGTCGCTCTTCGTGTCGACGCAGGTATTCGAGCACTTCGTCGTGCCGCCGACGCAGTTCAGGTTGCACTGGCCGGCCGCGCAGACCTCACCGGCGGCGCAGGCATTGCCGCACATGCCGCAGTTCGAGCCGTCGGTGCTGGTGTCGACGCACTTGTTGCCGCACTTCGTCGTGCCGCCGACGCAGTTGAGCTGGCACATCCCGTTCGAGCAGACCTGGCCGGCGGCGCAGGCGTTGCCGCACATGCCGCAGTTCGCCGTGTCCGTCTTGACGTCGACGCAGAGCGAGCCGCACTTCGTCGTCTGACCGACGCAATTGAGCTGGCACTTGCCGGCCGTGCAGACCTCGCCGAAGGCGCAGGCCGCGCCGCACGCGCCGCAGTTCAGCGGGTCGAGCGACAGGTCGATGCACTTGCCATTGCAGTTCGCCGTGCCGCCGACGCAGGCGAGCTGGCACATCCCGTTCGAGCAGACCTGGTCGTTCGGGCAGGCCGTGCCGCACATCCCGCAGTTCAGCGGGTCGACCGTGGTGTCGACGCACTTGCCATTGCAGTTCGTCGTGCCGCCCACGCAGGCGAGGCTGCAGGAGCCGTTCGCGCAGACCTCACCGGCCGCGCAGGTCTTGCCGCACATGCCGCAGTTCGTCGGGTCGATCGTGGGGTCGACGCACTTGCCATTGCAGTTCGTCGTGCCGCCGACGCATTGCGTGGCGCATTGGCCGTTCGAGCAGGCCTGGCCCGCCGGGCACGCCGTGCCGCACATGCCGCAGTTCAGCGGGTCGATCTTGGTGTCGACGCACTTGCCATTGCAGTTCTGGGTGCCGCCGACGCACGCGAGCCCGCATTGCCCGTTCGCGCAGACCTCGCCGGCCGCGCAGGCCGTGCCGCACATGCCGCAGTTCGCCGGATCGATCTTCGTGTCGACGCACTGGCCTTCGCAGTTCGTCGTGCCGCCGACGCATTGCGTGGCGCATTGCCCGCCGGAGCAGACCTCGCCGGCCGCGCAGGCCGTGCCGCACATGCCGCAGTTCGCGGGGTCGACCGCCGTGTCGACGCACTTGCCGTCGCAGTTCTCGGTGCCGCCTGCGCAGGTCAGGCCGCACATGCCCGCGGAGCAGACCTCGCCGGCCCCGCAGGCCGTGCCGCACATGCCGCAGTTGTTCGGATCGAAGTCCGTGATCGTGCAGGCGCCGTCGCATTCGGTTTGTCCGGGCGGACACGCGCTCCCGCCGCCCGCGCCGCCCTGGCCGCCCTGGCCGCCCCCGCCCTGGGCCATGCCGCCCTGGCCGCCCGTGGCGCCCGCGCCGCCGTCGCCGCCCGTGGCGCCGGAGCCGCCGTTGCCGCCGTTGCCGGTGGTGTTCGACCCGCCGTCGCTACACCCCGTCCACGAAGCCACGGCGAGGCTCATGAAAGCCGCCGTGAGCGCCCATCGCCACCCCCCGCGGGGGGATTGCGCCTTGTTGCTCATCGTTGTTGAAACCTTCCTGTAAGCAGCACAACTGCGATTTCAGTGTCATTTCCGTCCGCTGCGGCACGGTCGTCCGCGATCGTCGGCATTGCGGCCGCGCTCGCGGGCTTTTCGAGGCGGCCATGCCGCAGTCGGGAAGGAAGTGATCCGCTGGAATCGCCCCGGGGACCGTCCCTCGGGCGACCGACCTTACCACTGCCCGGACGGACAAGGAAGCGTTCGGGCGGCTCTTGGGCGGACGAGAAATGTCCGAAATTCAGGAGAGGCGTCTGTTAAAGCGGCATTTTATCTAGCCAAGCCGCTGGTGCAGGATCTCAGCCGCGCGCAAGGCCATCGCCATGATGGTCATCTGCGGGTTCACGCCGAGCGAGGAGGGGATGGCGCTGCCGTCGCATACATAGAGGCCGGCGACGTCGTGGGCCTCGTGGTCGGGGCCGAGGCAGGAGCGGGCGGGATTCGTGCCGATGCGGCAGGTCCCGAGGGGGTGGTACGCCGTCACCTCGATGTCGCCCGGCTGGATGCGGCTCGACCGGAGGCGGTCGAGGGCCTGCTTCGAGCTCACCTCGTCGTGCCCCGCGACAAAAGGCAAGACGCGGCGCGCGCCGGCGGCCTGGAAGACCTCGCAGAGGATCTCGACGCCGCGCTGGAGGAGCCGCGTGTCCCGCCCGTTCATGCGGTAGAGCGGGAGCGGCCGGCCGCCGGGCCCGGCGCGGACCTCGCCGCGGCTATGGTCCTGGATCATGAAGCCGAACGTCGCGAGGTACGGATATTTCTCCATCAGCTCGACGTACCGCGGCCCCGACCAGGGCACGCCGAGCGCGGCCACGTCGAAGGGGAGCGAGCCTCCCTCGAAGAGCAGGCCCTCCTCGGCGAACTGGTCGATCGAATACCCTTGCGGGATCCCGTTCCATTGGTCGACGCGGTCGTCGAAGAGCGCCATGACCTTCGAGGCCGGGTGGATCGAGAGGTTTTTCCCGAGCATCCCCGAGGAGAGGCAAGCGCCGCTCCTGCGCAGGAGCAGCGGCGTCATCAGCGTGCCGCCGGCGACGACGACGGCGTCGGCGCGGACCCGGAGGCGCGGCGCGCGGCCGTCCCGGCGTTCGGCGCCGAGCGTCGCGGTCACGCCGCGGGCGCGGCCGGCCACGATGTCCACGAAATCGACACGCGCGGCCGTCACGAGCTCGGCGCCTTTGGAGAGCGCGGCGGGCACGTAGCTCACGTCGGTGGATCGTTTCGCGCCCGTGGGGCAGCCGAAACAACAGATACCCTGTCCGTCGCAATCGGGGGCGTTGCGGTTCAGGGCGTGGTGGTGGAGGCCGAGGTGCTCGGCGCCGCGTGCGATGATCCCGGCGATCTTGCCGAGGTGGAGCGGGCTCGCGGGGGCGACGCCGAGCATCGCCTCGACGCGCTCGTAATAAGGGCCGAGGCCCTCGGGCGAGAAATCGCCGGGCAGGCCGTGGTGATCGCGCCAGTAGGCGAAGGTGCGCGCCGGGGCGCGGTAGCAGGTGCCCGAGTTGATGACCGTGCTGCCGCCGACGGCGCGCCCGGCCCATACCGGGATGTTCACGTTGCCGCCGAGCGCGACGGTCATGCCCTTGTCGCGATAGAGGTCGCGATAGGCCCTGGAGGGCCGGCCGTTGAAGCTCGAGCGCCTGTGGTAATGGCCCTCCTCCAGCAAGAGCACGGCCCGCCCGCGCGAGGCGAGCTCGTAGGCCGCGGCGGCGCCGCCCGCGCCCGTGCCGACGACGACGACCTCGCATTCGAGGTCGAGATCCGCGCTCACGTCGCGCCCGTCGGTCACCCGGGCGAGCCAGCGGGGGTTCTCGTCGCGCACCGTCTCGAGCTCGTAGCGGCAGCCGACGTGGCGGAACATCTCGGGCCGGTCGAAATGCATGGCCTTGAGCGGCGTGAGCAGGACGCGGAGGACCTCGCGGATCGGCAGCAGCCGCGATTGCTCGAAGCGCTCGAGGGCCGAGAGGCGCTCTTCGGGGGCGAGGGCCGAGAAGGGGCGGCGCTTCGTGGGGACCGTGGAGAGCTCGACGGCCCAGAGGGCGGCCTGGAAGACGCGGATCGCGTCCCGGGGGATGTCGGACAGGTAGCGGACCGTGGCCTCGGCGGTCTTGCGGCCGGCGCCTTCGAGGAAGGCGCCGGGGGGGATGGCGGCCTCGGCGACGGCCGTGAGGATGTCGAGCTCGCGCGCGGAGAGCCACGCCTCGTGGCCGGCCTGCGCGGGCTGTGCCTTGGGAAGGGGGACGGAGAGCGAAGGCTCCGGGTGAGCGACCATGCTTTGGCTCCCTTGCGTACTAAAAATTCTGTAGCGAAAGAACGCTCAGAACACAAGGGGGCGAGCACGGCCGTCGCGCGGGCGAGCCCTCACTCGATCGGCAGGATGATCAGCGGGCTCGAGTGGTGCAGGTTGAGCGTCTCCCAGGCCTCGTCGTCGACGGCGACGCCGCGGGGGCCTTCGCGCAGGTGGCCGAGCACGGCGCGGAAGAAGGGCGGCTCGGGCATCTCGACGGCGAGGATGCCTTTGCGGTCGCCCGGCACCGGGGAGTAGGGGCGGTCGGCGCGGGTGCGCTTCGTGTCGGCGATGAGGGAGATCTCATCCATCCGCGCCGTGTAGTGCGGGCCGCCGTCGAAGGGGTCGACGCGGTGGGCGTACCGGAAGCCGATGCGGCGCAGGAGCTTCTCGACCCCGCGCGTCTGCAGGCCGGTCTTGCCGATGACCTTCTGGGCCTCCTCGGACATGAGGGTCGCGTGGATGACGCCCTCGGGGAAGAGGCCCTTGATGAACTCCTTGTTCTTCTTCGAGAGCCGGTCGGCCTCGCCGTACGTGAGGCCGGTGAAGCGCCGGCCGAGGGCCTCCCAGAGGTGGCTCGTGCCGTCGGGCTCGAGCGGGGGCATGAGCTCGGCGAGGATCTCCTGCTGGAAGAGCTCGCGGTGGGCGGCGAGGTAGAGGAACCGGACGTACGAGATGAACGTGCCGAGCCTGTCGGTGCGGCGGTACTCGGGCATGATCACGAGGCCGCCGATCTCGGTCGGGCCGTCGTACGAGTAACCGATGCGCAGGAGCGTGTGGTAGAAATGCCGGTCGATCGTGGCCGAGTACCGCTCCTCGTCGATGACGTCGAAGTAGATGTAGGGCGCGCCTCGCCGGCCGAGCTGGGCGATGATCATCGACGTGCCGATGATGTGCTCCTTCTGCCGGTCGATGAGGACGAAGACGTACTGCCGGAGGCGCGGATCCTTGATCTCGCCGGTGAAGCTCTTGTGGGAGAGGCTCACGATCTCGTGAATCTCGTCCCGATCGTGCGGCAGGTTGACCGAGTTGAGGTGTCGCGCGACGCGGAGCATTTGCTCCTCATCACCGAGGGTGGCGGCGCGGATCTCGAAGGGCAGCATGGGAAACGGGGGTCGGGGGCGGTTGGGCTCGGCTCGTCCGAGCGTAGCGGCGGCCCCCAGCGGCGCGAAGCCTAGATGGGCGAGCGACCTTGGGCCACCGGCGACGGCAACATGCGAAGCCGGCCCCGCGGAGACTGTACCATCGGTGTATGCGTTAGCCCGAACAGCAGGCGCTGGTCCAGTTCTCTCCCATGTCCCGTTTCGTGCAGCCGTCCCCCGCGATGACCGGGTTCCGGCTGTAAAACGTTCCGCCCTCGTAACGATAAGCGGCCGGGTGGCCAGCGTAATGCGCCTTGCAGTCGTCGTCGAAACGCGGGGTGCGGGTGCGATGGACGGGGGCGGGGGAAGCGGGGGCGTCGGGCGTGGCCGTGGAGGCCCCGGCGGGGCTCGTGGTGGCCTCGGCGCGGGCCGGAAGGACGACGCCGCGGAGGGAGCAAGCCTTGCCGTTCCAGGAGCGCCCAGGCTCACACAGCGGCTCGCCCTTCACGCGGACGCAGGCGCCGCCGCGCGCCTCGGTGTCGGGGGGGCAGGTGAGCGGGGTCTGCGACTTGGCGCATCGCACGCCGAGGGAAGCGCTCCACTTGTGGGGCTCGTACCGGTTGCGGAGGGCCGTGCGTAGCCACTTGGGGAAGCGGCGGCTCCAGCTCCCGCCGCGGTAGACGCGGTGGGTGCCGGTGGTGGCCACGTCGGGGTAGGGGCCGTAGACGGTGGAGGTCCATTCCCAGACGTTGCCCGACATGTCGTGCAGGCCAAAACCACCGGCGGGGAAGGAGGCGACGGGGCAGGAGCCTGGGTGGTCGTAGCAGGCGTGTTTTTCGTCGGGCGGGTCGTCGCCCCAGGAGAACTTGTGGTGCTCGTTGCCGCTTCGCGCGGCGTACTCCCACTCGCGCTCGGTGGGCAGGCGCTTCCCGGCGAAGGCGCAGTAGGCCTCGGCCTGGTGGAAGTCGATGCAACTGATGGGGTGGTTTGCCTTGTCGGGGGCGTCGCCGGGGCAGAAGGACTCGCCGGTGTGCGCGGGGGTGCAGGCGCCGGCGGCGACACAGGCGCGGTAGGCGGCGACGGTGACCTCGGTGCGGTCGAGGTAGAAGCCGGCGAGGACGACCTCGTGCATCGGCTTCTCCTCGGGCAACCCCTCGAGCGCGCGCGAGCCCATGAGGTAGATGGCCGGCGGGAGGGCGATCATGCCCTCGGGCGGAGGCACGGGCGCGGGAGCGGAAGCGGTCGCAGGAGCGGTCGCGGGAGCGGCAGCGGTCGCGGTGACGTGTGTCGACGCGGGTGCAGGTGCAGGGGGCGTTTCGGTGCTGCATCCGAGAGCCACGGCGGCGAGCAACGGAAGGAGCAGGACCGGGCGATCCACGGCGCGGAGCATGCCGGAGGGCCGCGACGGTCTGCAAACAAACTCAGCCGAGCCGCGCGATCTGCTCCCGCAGCGCCGCGTCCATCGCGTCGAGCGGCGCTCGCTCGCCCGTGTAGAGCTCGAACTGCCGCGCCGCCTGGTGCAAGAGCATACGCCCGCCGTGGATCACGCGCGCGCCGCGCCGGCTCGCCGCGCGCACGAGCGCCGTCTCGATCGGCTTGTACACGATGTCCATCACCACGAGCCCCGGGCGCATCGCGTCCTCGGGCACGGGGGTTTGGGGGCGCAGCTCCGCTTGTCGGAGCGGAGCCCCCAAGCGTTGACCAGCGCTTTCGGCGGCGATCTCACCCATGCCCACCGACGTCGCGTTCACGACGACGTCGTACCTCGCCGCGTGCTTCGCCTCGTCCGCGCCTCGCGCGCTTCCACCGACCTCGGCGGCGAGCGCCTCGGCCTTGTCGAGGCTACGGTTCGCGACGACCACCGCGGCCCCTGCGTCCGCGAGCCCGTGCGCCACGGCGCGCCCGGCGCCGCCCGCCCCGAGCACGAGCGCGCGCGCGCCCTTCACGGGACCGAGCTCCTCGAGCGCCCGCACCGCGCCCACGCAGTCGGTGTTGTACCCGCGCAGGCGCCCGTCCTCCTGCACGACCGTGTTCACCGCGCCGATCCGCGCGGCCAGGGGATCGATCTCGTCGAGCAGCGGCATGATCTCCTGCTTGTACGGCATCGACACGCCGAGCCCGCGGATCCCGAGCGCGCGCATGCCCGTGATCGCGCCGCCGAGGTCCGTCACGCGGAACGGCACGTACGTGAACGGCAAGCCGAGCGCGCGGTAACCCGCGAGGTGCATCGCCGCGCCGAGCGAGACCGGATAAAGCGAAATCGATCCACAAAGCGTGAGCCGCGCATCGGGGGCCTTCGCGTTCGTCATGCGCGCAGGCTGGATCGGCCTCGACCGTGATGCTACCGAGCAGCACGCGATGGCCTCGTTCGAGCCTTCCCTGACGCTCCCCGAAGAGGAAGCAGAAGCGCCCGTCGCCTCGCGACGCAAGCGCCTCTTCGCGATCCTGTTCAAGCGGGCGTGCAAGATCCTCGCCCTCGTCGTGGTGCTGACGGCGGCGCGCGCCTCGCTCGCCGACCAGTACCACGTGCCCACGGGCTCGATGTGGCCGACGATCGAGCCCGGGGATCGCATCTTCGTGGTGAAGGCCGCCTACGGCCTGCGTATCCCCTTCACCGAGGCCTGGCTCTTCCACCACAAGAGCCCGCGCCCGGGGGACGTCGTGGTCTTCGCGGATCCACGCGGCGGCGCGATCCCGCTGGTCAAGCGCGTCGTCGCCACGGCCGGACAAACCGTGGCGGTGAAGCGAGGGATCCTCTACATCGACGGGCGTCCGCAGCGCATCGAGCGCCTGCCGGACGGCCGGTTCCTCGAGCACCTCGGCCCGCGCGCGCACGAGTCCGGAGGTCGTGACTTCGAGGACTTCGGCCCGGCGGTGGTGCCCGCCG is drawn from Polyangium spumosum and contains these coding sequences:
- a CDS encoding ABC transporter permease; the protein is MSAEQVPFLVLRVLSVSAAVWLAVLGFRRLRAGSARGIGWLFGSLTGFAFTVLSYFAARAPRERFAPFKLKDEIVGFSALLTGVLFLVAVLAALLPVILDVLERRGFSSYVGARHVRATKSGFLTVISVLSMAGVAVSSCALCSVTSIMGGFGADLKRKILGNNAHIVVDVTRPGGYGDWEDKLDGIRLAVAPKGGAATPVVAGDAMGSSASNTAGALVRGIDTNTIAQVIDLKQNIEVGNFDWLDDPDKLADLPADTIIGRGPGGEPYFKGPDLRASADLDPAVKAALRKDVKVLPGVIIGKELAKSLHVLVGDEITLLSPMGELGPMGVMPRTRRFRVAAIFYSGMYEYDATHAYIRLDVAQSFFSMGDHISQIDVRVPDPERVAEVTPLVEAAAVKLSEEGKEPLRVRDWVEMNKNLFSALKLEKIATFIILSIAIAVASFCIVCTLLLMVTEKGKEIAILKALGASDGAIMRIFMLEGVIIGGIGTVFGVGTAFAACSGLARFGVRLDPEVYYIDRLPVNVNEGDYAMVAVAALIICTIATLYPARAASRLSPVDGLRYE
- a CDS encoding ABC transporter ATP-binding protein, encoding MSEPLIVIENLQKSFIHMGSRLDVLRGIDLVIDQGEVLAIVGPSGAGKSTLLHCIGTLDLPTSGRIKLAGEHLVGLPSARLAAIRNRTIGFVFQFHHLLPEFNALENVMMPGLIQGKSRKEMEGPATALLTEVGLAHRVTHRPGELSGGEQQRVALARALVLSPKLLLADEPTGNLDSSTSKAMHELFFEINRKHGTTIVVVTHNPSFAESMPRMVTVTDGKIESDVRRGHSPFEAERAKAAEASAEAPAAEA
- a CDS encoding MXAN_6577-like cysteine-rich protein yields the protein MSNKAQSPRGGWRWALTAAFMSLAVASWTGCSDGGSNTTGNGGNGGSGATGGDGGAGATGGQGGMAQGGGGQGGQGGAGGGSACPPGQTECDGACTITDFDPNNCGMCGTACGAGEVCSAGMCGLTCAGGTENCDGKCVDTAVDPANCGMCGTACAAGEVCSGGQCATQCVGGTTNCEGQCVDTKIDPANCGMCGTACAAGEVCANGQCGLACVGGTQNCNGKCVDTKIDPLNCGMCGTACPAGQACSNGQCATQCVGGTTNCNGKCVDPTIDPTNCGMCGKTCAAGEVCANGSCSLACVGGTTNCNGKCVDTTVDPLNCGMCGTACPNDQVCSNGMCQLACVGGTANCNGKCIDLSLDPLNCGACGAACAFGEVCTAGKCQLNCVGQTTKCGSLCVDVKTDTANCGMCGNACAAGQVCSNGMCQLNCVGGTTKCGNKCVDTSTDGSNCGMCGNACAAGEVCAAGQCNLNCVGGTTKCSNTCVDTKSDPGNCGACGVVCAAGQVCTNGQCAGQCAPGTTKCGNLCVDTQLDPSNCGMCGVACAAGEVCSNGTCGGSCAAGTTKCGNECVDMQTDEANCGMCGNACLPSVACYDGVCQPAGGCDTLNDCGTCQQCAFDGLCSDELATCANNQECVDLFNCLNPASGVCDQACQQQCAQQYPNAIDTYVDILDCIFCQECGSSCGVDPMAFGCPASCDNQNNCQSCFDCSMAMGGICEDDLQICLNNPECTMLSACINMCPAGDVQCQVQCEQTHPFGVADYNAIIICGVCQECPNDCNNGMACP
- a CDS encoding GMC family oxidoreductase — encoded protein: MVAHPEPSLSVPLPKAQPAQAGHEAWLSARELDILTAVAEAAIPPGAFLEGAGRKTAEATVRYLSDIPRDAIRVFQAALWAVELSTVPTKRRPFSALAPEERLSALERFEQSRLLPIREVLRVLLTPLKAMHFDRPEMFRHVGCRYELETVRDENPRWLARVTDGRDVSADLDLECEVVVVGTGAGGAAAAYELASRGRAVLLLEEGHYHRRSSFNGRPSRAYRDLYRDKGMTVALGGNVNIPVWAGRAVGGSTVINSGTCYRAPARTFAYWRDHHGLPGDFSPEGLGPYYERVEAMLGVAPASPLHLGKIAGIIARGAEHLGLHHHALNRNAPDCDGQGICCFGCPTGAKRSTDVSYVPAALSKGAELVTAARVDFVDIVAGRARGVTATLGAERRDGRAPRLRVRADAVVVAGGTLMTPLLLRRSGACLSSGMLGKNLSIHPASKVMALFDDRVDQWNGIPQGYSIDQFAEEGLLFEGGSLPFDVAALGVPWSGPRYVELMEKYPYLATFGFMIQDHSRGEVRAGPGGRPLPLYRMNGRDTRLLQRGVEILCEVFQAAGARRVLPFVAGHDEVSSKQALDRLRSSRIQPGDIEVTAYHPLGTCRIGTNPARSCLGPDHEAHDVAGLYVCDGSAIPSSLGVNPQMTIMAMALRAAEILHQRLG
- a CDS encoding arginine N-succinyltransferase; protein product: MLPFEIRAATLGDEEQMLRVARHLNSVNLPHDRDEIHEIVSLSHKSFTGEIKDPRLRQYVFVLIDRQKEHIIGTSMIIAQLGRRGAPYIYFDVIDEERYSATIDRHFYHTLLRIGYSYDGPTEIGGLVIMPEYRRTDRLGTFISYVRFLYLAAHRELFQQEILAELMPPLEPDGTSHLWEALGRRFTGLTYGEADRLSKKNKEFIKGLFPEGVIHATLMSEEAQKVIGKTGLQTRGVEKLLRRIGFRYAHRVDPFDGGPHYTARMDEISLIADTKRTRADRPYSPVPGDRKGILAVEMPEPPFFRAVLGHLREGPRGVAVDDEAWETLNLHHSSPLIILPIE
- a CDS encoding SUMF1/EgtB/PvdO family nonheme iron enzyme, with product MPPPEGMIALPPAIYLMGSRALEGLPEEKPMHEVVLAGFYLDRTEVTVAAYRACVAAGACTPAHTGESFCPGDAPDKANHPISCIDFHQAEAYCAFAGKRLPTEREWEYAARSGNEHHKFSWGDDPPDEKHACYDHPGSCPVASFPAGGFGLHDMSGNVWEWTSTVYGPYPDVATTGTHRVYRGGSWSRRFPKWLRTALRNRYEPHKWSASLGVRCAKSQTPLTCPPDTEARGGACVRVKGEPLCEPGRSWNGKACSLRGVVLPARAEATTSPAGASTATPDAPASPAPVHRTRTPRFDDDCKAHYAGHPAAYRYEGGTFYSRNPVIAGDGCTKRDMGENWTSACCSG